TCCTGCTTACTCAGGTAATAAAGGATTTCACAGAAACAATCCCGATTCAGTTGCGAAACCTAAAAGAGGTCCTCTTCCTCCAGGTAAATACTACATCGTTACCAGACCGACGGGCGGATTACTTTCCCGATGGGATGATGCAATAAAAGGGCTAAGAAGCGGATCCGATCGCGACCTTTGGTTTGCTTTGTACCGGGAGGACAGTCTTATCGATGACACTACCTTCATAAATGAAGTGGAAAGAGGCCACTTTCGTTTGCACCCTGCTGGCAGTTCAGGAAACAGCGATGGCTGCATTACATTACCAAACCATGCTGATTATCGGATACTTATGTTCGCTTTGTATCGTTCTCCCGCCATGATGATTACGGCGCAACTAAAAGCTTTTGGAATAATACAGGTATATTGATGAAACCCATTACCTATGTATGGATATGGCTTACAGAACTACTGACCGTGTCAGTCATTTACAGTGTTATGTGTTTCTTCATGCCTGATGAAGCTATTTTTGACTGGTATGAGGAAAGGTACGGCTTTGTTATCGAAACCAAATGGTACGACTGGTACACCTTGATCCTTTATATCATTGCAATTGCATTGACTTCAGGGCTCATATGGCTGACCGCGTATTTGTCCAGGAAAAGACGTGCGGTAGATCTTCTGAAATGAAGCAAATGTAATAAAAAAACCGCCTTGCGGGGCGGTTTCACGACACTGCTTATTGCTTTGATTATTCTTGTCTTTCCCATGGTAGCCGGAGTGGGACTTGAACCCACACAGCGCGAACGCCGAGGGATTTTAAATTCTACGCAGGATCAATGAGTTACATAGCAGCGCATTGCGAAACTTTGCTGTAATTGTTTACTCATTTGACTGTAATTGGCAGTAAATAGATAGACTTGGATAACGTTGAGCACAGAAAAAACACAGGAGAACAGTTTCCTGCCTGAGAATGTATTAAAGAATGATGATGTGAAGCGCCATGGGGCTACCGGCGTTGTAAGATGATGTGCAATCTAAGTCTTCAACTAAGAAAAGTTCGGTTTATTCAACAAAGCCCCGCTACGAGCAACCCATAACATACACGCGGGGCTTCGATCATGAACTCAGTGGACAATTTAACTACTCATGTGGTCTTCCATTTTTCCATGTGCGGAGAAATAGATTTTGCTGCGCACATACTCCCAGCATTCAGGCTTCTTCGCCCACTCTGAAATCATCCTGCCATTCGCGGATTCGTTCAGAAGACTATTCACCCGATGGGCTAAGCTGACAAGGCGGTTGCCCATCGTTTCCTCAATGCCCTGTTGATTCCAGATCTCTGCAAGATCCGTTTGGTTGCCATAAAGATGTGAATAGGCGGCCACGGTATAGGCGGCAATATTCGACTTAAATGCGGGGAAAAGTGAATTAATCAACTTATAGGCTTTCTTATAAATAATGGCCTGCGCGATGTAATTTTTAAAACTCTCAATGTTTAGTTCATCCCCATAACGCTCAGTATCCTTGTCGATCATCGTCATTAATGCGGCAAAGTTCTTCTGTCCGCCGAGGCTGACTAAATCCGGACGCTGGAGCCAGGCACAATGATATTTTGCGAAATCTGTTTTCGTTATCCGGCGAGAGGCAGGAATCGCATCTTTTAACCGCTTGATTCCAGAGGGTGTTTTACCTTCCCGTTCCAGCATAACCTTATAACTGCCGTTCGCTCGCTCGTAAAACCAACGGCTGTATCCGTCCGGGCAATACACCGTGTTTGCCATTTTTTCCAGCTGTACATGTACCGGTCGATTGGCTGACAGATCGGAAATATTGACTTTATTCTGGCTATTCGAGAAGCGCGAAATATCCGCAATTAGCATCTCTTCTTGTGCATTATTCGTCTGTTTCAGCACAATGACTTTTGCGGGTACACGCACGTTACGCAGATTGGTTGCCGGGAATTTCTTTTTGGTGAAAAACATAGAAGCCGTCGTCTGCCCACCGTTGACAATCTGCATCCCCTGCATCCACGCAATACCAGGACCACCTCCCGGCGCTTCGCCAAGCCTGACCTGATCGGCAACAATCACAATACCGTTGTTATAAGCCATAAAACGCTCAGGCTGCTCGCGTAAAGTGTCACGAATCCCTTTGTTGACTTTCCCCGTCTGGCTCAGAAATGAGCGAACGTTCGCTTCCAGAATCCGGTTGCCATATTTTTCATAGATAAATCGCAGCGTCTCGCCCGGAACCACCGTCAGCGCATAATCATATTCACCCATTTCATCCGGGATCCAGACACAGGGGAGTGCGCCCCCCGCCACCTCATCAAAATTAACCTGCAGTTCGTCGCGTGGCTTACCTTCCTGCCAGTGGTTAAACAGGCGGACAATGTCCATAACCTCTAATTTAATGGTTTTACCGGCCACATCGCGGGACTGATACCAGCGGGTTTTCACCTGACCATCGGTCAGAACATAAATTCTGATTTGCTCCAGTTCCGCGTAGGACTGTTCGATGGTCGTCACCAGTTGCCAGGCATCATTGGACTGATCGAGCGTGGATGATAATTTACCGTCAACGCACTTCTGCAAAAATTGAATGCAGTGACCGGCAATCGCTTTTGTCTCAGCATCCGGGATGTGACAAAGCTCGTCGCTACCGTGATAAATGCTGACAAAAAGGTCAAGTTGATCGCCATCTTCTGAGAAGGCATAACCGCTGAGACGCACATTGTGTCCACTGACTTTCGCCATAAAGTGACACGTCTCGGCATCATCGAATGTCATGCCGATATCGGCCATATGACGCATAACAATATCGGTAAAAATCAGTTCCGGAAAAGGCGACTCAACCCCAGGCTGAGCCATTTGATCCTGATATTCCTTGCGAATCTCATTCTGCGTTTGACGTAAAAAATCAATAAGTTCCATGCGGTAATCCTGCAAAGTCTGACAAGCAATGGTTAAAATTTTGAGCCTGAGGAATAAGTGTCTGGAGTTCGAGTTGATAGCACGCACTCACCACCGGCAACGGGACATTGGCATGCGTCAAAGAGGGAAAATCCGCTTCAATCGGAAGTGCAAACGCCTCTGTCAGCAAGAAATGACGTGTATAGAATTCAGCATGTTCAGTGAAATATCCGACGTGGCAAAGCGATCCCTCAAAAAGACAGGCCGCCGGAGCGTTTCCCTCAAACCGATGACGAAGACTGTAAATGAGGTCATTCAGGGTCGCGCCGGTGGGATGCTCGCTGAAGCGCAAACCGCACAACATGAGCGAGCCAGGCCGCTGCCAGTCCAGTTGTTCAAGCGCGTGGATGGTTACGCAAAAGCCCTGCTCTGCTGTGGTGCTTTTTACCTCAATGGCGCGTTCATCGAGTTCAAAATCCTGTAGGCCATGCTGCGGTCCTACCCATGCTTCGACTGCCGTTGACGGCGCAAGACCGCTCTCGATTAACCGCTCCAGACACGTCAATTCCCCGATTAACCCCACTTCTTCTTCATGACTGAGTGGACAGGTATCGCGCTCCATAAACGCCTGCCATAAACGAATCCGACGGAGCAGGGTTTCAAACAGACGCGGTTCAGAAACGTTCAGGAGCGAATGGAGAATATCCAGAATCATCGTCGTAAAGACATCCGCATTCCCCGTTTGCTGACGACGGATCATCAAACCGTTCTGCCGCCCCTCCTCTGTTCCGGTCATCTCAACGCGAAATCCTTTACAGGACGGCAGCGCCGTCGACCCCGGCGAAAGAGGATGAGGAAACACGGCAATCAGCATTTCTTCATTATCAGGCTGACGACGCCCGGCATGAAAGCTACAGCCCTGGTGCGTAAAAAGCCGAATCCCGCGCCAGCCCTGAGCGCCGGGCTGTTCGTCTATCTGAGATCGATCTAAGGCTTTCCAGGCCGCCAGCAGATCATCTTTACTCAGCCGCACCATACTCTTGCTCCCACAGTACGTTGTTCACTTTGTACTCCACCGTTACCCCACTGCGGCTTCCCGGAAAACTGATGCCAAAAGCCACCACCGGCAAGGCATCGTCCTGATGTTCCGCTGCCGACAACGCCTGTTGCGGGTCCAGTAAGTAAATGAGCAGTAGCCCTTTTTGACGCTGTGCCGGGATGTCGTTTATGCCAAATCCTTTGATCCGACGCAGTACTACGCCACCAGGAATGACGGGCTCCTCTCGCCCTTCATTGCGTCCGGGATCGGCATGAAAAATACGCTGCGTTTCGGCCAACGCGGCAAGCCAGGTCGATTCATCGCAGTCAATCCCTTCATCGCGTGGGGAAAGTAAACGGCCAATAGAATAGCGGTCAGTGACCCCCTCAGACGCTTTACGCATCATAAGCGGGACGGGGAAGCCACAGACAGCATGATGACGATCGACGCCCCCCCCTATCACCGCCACCGTCCATTGGGTGAGTTCATCAACACGATTCATCCGCGTAATGAAATCCGCCAGCAGTTTGCTGTTGGCTTTCCTGGCCTGAGCGTGGGTTTCATATTCCGTTAAGAAATCAATGATCGGCTCGGGAGAGACGTTTTGCCAAATGACCCCTTTCCATTTTTCAATCTTCTCTGCGCGCCGTCTCTCAGGGATCGGCGCGCCAGAACCGACACGCCCGGTCAGATGCTGGAAGGCCGCGTAGTTACGCTTGTGGTACTCCGGTTCTTTAAACAACGAAATCGTTTCGACCACCGTGCCACTGAAAGAGAGCCATAGTGAGCGCGCGCTACGCATTTTTAAAGGGGATGTCACCATTAACACGGGGTGTGATTTCACTTTTAGCCCGAAATCACGCGGGGTTCCGCCGCTGGCGACCATATTGTCAAACTCTTCCCGCAGCTCTTCTGAGGCATCCGCAATGTGCTCAAACCATTCAATCAGCTCATCGGTGGTATACAGCCGACATACATCCAGATATCCCTGTCGATAGCCAAACCAGCGCCCCATCTGCATTAACGTGTCATACATGCGGGAGGCGCGTAAGAAATAACTGGTGCATAATCCCTCAAGTGTTAGCCCTCGAGCCAGTTTGTCTCCGCCAATAGCAATGACTTTTAAGCCTGTCGCACTGTCCGAATAATCAAGCGCATCCTTCGCCGTTCCGTTTATCATTCGTACCGACACGTTTTCGATCACGGTATACAGCTTGTCGACGATCTCCCGCCACGCAAAGGCGTCGTCCGGAATCTGCTGCGGCATGACGTCGCGAATCGTCTGACCAGTCGGCAAAAAGTCGGCCTGCCAGAGTGATTCAAGCTGATGTAAAAAAGGCTCGTGTCCAATCCTTCGCGTCAGTCGCTGTCTCACGTCCTGAATGTAGGCGTCAATATGCTCATAAACGACCGATTGCACTTTATTGAAGCGGGTCACATGGACCAGCATCGAACTGTGTTTATCTACATGACCGCGTAATTCTCTGACACAGCACGCCAGCAAAAAGCTATCGATGGCGTGTTTTAACGAGTCCGGGAAATGGGTTAGCGTATCGAGTGTGGGATAGTGCGAGCTCTTATGAGAAACCGGCATCCACCCTCTTTTTCCGTCATCGCTGCAATGATCGCTCACACGCCTGATCAAAGGCAGTTCACCGGTCCGCCCTTCCGCGGCGGCACGACCAAATACCCTCGCCGGGCCGATGTAATTAGAAGGTGCGCCGAGGTTAATGATAAAGGCGGAAGGGAACAAATCCGGGCCTTCATCACGCGTTTCATTGCTCTCGTGAATAAAAATATTGGCAAAGGGCGTGGCAGTATAGCCGACATACGCCTTACGGCTGAACTGCATCAAAAGCTTACGAATCAGGCTATTGATTGCCGTTGGCTGATGTTCAGCATCCGGTTTTCCATCGTCATCGTAGACGATTTCCCCCGTATCAACTGAGGCATTATCCGCTTCATCATCAATCATCAGCAGCGGTAATTCCGAAACAAAACGCTTTCCGGTGACGGGGTCAACGCTGGTGGCAACATGGTTCTCAATCCAGGTATGCAGGCGTTTCAGAATAGATTTATTTTTCTTTACCACGAACAACCAGGGCCGTTGCTCGGGGCTGATTCCCAGATTCTTAGCCACTCCGGCACTGAAGTCGCCCTTTTCAGATCGGTTGGTGACGTAATTGGGACGAATGACGGGATCGCTATCAATATCGCCTACCCCAATGATGGTCACTTTTTCTCTGAGTGGACTCGTCTCGTAGCCAAGAAATCCTTCATCCAGACGCATTTGGGTCTGCGAGCGGAGGTTATTATGCAAACCCGCAAGCACAATGATTATTTTATATCCCGCATCCGCGGCTTTACAGATTAGACCGGTATAGTGGCTGGTTTTCCCCGACTGAACATGGCCGACCACCAGACCACGCCGGTCCCAGCGCCCTTCCCGCCCTGGCTGCTCAAGTAATCCCAGAACACGATCCGTAGAACGGTCAAGGGTATCCAGGACTCCCCAAGGCATCGTTTTACCAAGCCATTGGCGATAGCGATGCCAGTAGCGCCACTCGCGTTTCGCATCTGCGGTCAGCCAAGGATGATGTCCTTCATTATTACTCAGAGAAGTATCTTCGCCCATCCAGATGCTATAACGGCGGATCAACTCTTCGACCAAAACCTCCCGGTTATCAAGGCGGCTCCACTCCGGTTTCATCTGACAAACCATGTCAATATGTTGGCGCAGAATGCCAGGGGAGATCGTGCTTTTATCCTGGCCTTGCAGGAGCGTTTGCACAATCTGCAATACACTCAGTTGCGTGTCATCCAGGGGATTCAGACTCATAGCGATTTCTCTTGTTGATCGTCGGGGAGTTGTGCAATTAATTCGGGATAATTATCGAAAGGTTCCATATTTTGCAGATGCTGTTTCGCCAGTGCCGGTGACATCGCCTGCTGACCAACCAGGGTCTGGTACATGACCTGCAATACGGATAACACCTCTGCGGGCGGCGCGGTTTCAAAGCCTGTCCGCGGCGTCTCTTTTGTCTCAGCCGTATCAAGCCAGATTTGCTGAACCGGAACGGTTTCCTCAATCAGTCTTATCATGGCCTGAATTTGTGGGGATAACTCACCAGCCTGCGAGAGGACATTGCTGATGACAGGATGTTGTAACGAAATCTGGTAACGAACACCTGATGACGTCTTCTGCGCCTGCCAGAGATGAACGAGTTCCTCACCGGGTTTGCGCTTATTCATTTTCCCGCGTTTGGCAAATGTCTTTACCGCACGATCGCGTGTTGATTGCGCCAGCTGAGTTAACCAAGGACGCAGCGAAACCGGTGGGCGCGCCATCGATTTACGAATATCAATCTTCCAGTCTATGTCGGCATCATTAGGGATATCCAGACGGATCCGCGCAAGGCGGTGGGTTTCATCTTTCGTCCAGGCCCGGGGATTTCCAAGTCCAAGCCAGTTGCCCGCCACCAGCAATCGCTCATTCCGGTATACATAAAATCCTTGCTGAGCCGTCCAGCCTGCCGGTCCTTGAGCCTGTTGATACTCCTGCGTCGTCAGGTGATCCTGATGCGGCAGAACATGACACTCCACCTTCACGGCAGGAGCGCCTGGCGCCATTGCCGAAGGCGAATGCCAGGGCTTGGAAGGATGCCCGCTGAGAAAGGGATCCCAGGCTTTAATTTTGCGACCATTGAGGGTGAGAGTGAGTCGGGGAGCGTTCCCCTCAAGGAATCGGTGAAATACCATCGCCAGATGTTGTTCAACGCCATCCATCAGATTGAGGAAATCTTTCTCACCGTAGCCGGGAGTGACAATTCGGTCTAAAACGCCCCACAGCACCACCGTACCGTGGGAGTCAGGTTCCGCATTTGCTAACGCCTCCTGACTCCCTGGGTCAGCACCTTCAAGCAAATACCAACCGTCGTCCGTACTGGCGGCGAGAATGTCCAGATCCCACCGCAGGATGGTCGTTATCCCCTCTTTTTTAGAGGAGACCGTCAGGCGACGACATTGCGAAAAGGAGGCGGTTTTGAGTCCAAGACCGAAGCGGCCCAAATCGTGTCCTGAGCGCTTTGTCAGCGGATTTTTGACCCCCAGCCGCATCGCAACATCCAGTTCAGCGGCCGACATGCCGCAACCATTATCCCGAACCACGATAAAGCTATCCGACTCACGCCAGTGAAAAGTCAGATCGACCTTACGAGCACCAGCACTAATGCTGTTGTCGATGATATCAGCCAGTGCGGTGGCGGTGTTGTAACCAAGCCCTCGTAGAGCTTCGATCATAATGGCTGCATTCGGTGGCGCATGGCGCATGGTCGTCATTCTTCTTCTTCCTGCATCTCGCTCAACGCGGTTTCCCATTCTTCGACGAAGCCGCCTAATTTCGACGCCCGGCTGTGATGACGGAGCTTACGGAGCGCTTTGGCTTCTATCTGACGTATCCTTTCTCGCGTGACATCAAACTGTTTACCCACCTCTTCCAGCGTGAAATCTTGCGCCATACCGATGCCAAAACGCATTTTTATGATCTGTGTTTCGCGTGGCAACAGCGTATTCAGAACCGATGAAATATGTTCTCTTAGCTCCAGAGACTGAACGGGAGCACTAGTGAAATCCCTTCTGGTCAGCAGCGCGTCTCCCGACAATGCTGCTTCGCGGTCCTGAGTGTCGTCATGAAAATCACCAATCAGCGCCGTCTGTTCTTCATATTTAGCCATCCGAAGAAGTTGACGCTCTGGCAGGTCGGTCATTTCCTGCAACCGTTTGAGGGTGGGCGTTATCCCTTGGCGATGCAGCAACTGCTCCCGACTGCTCCGCCAGCGCCTGAATTGCTCATAGAAGTGAACGGGTAAACGGATGAGCTGCGCCTGATCGGCAATTGCACGGGTGATCTTCTGGCGGATCCACCAGGAGGCATAAGTGGAGAATTTAAATCCACGCCGATAGTCGAATTTTTCAACGGCCTTGATCAAGCCCAGATTACCTTCCTGGATCAGGTCCTCGATATCTAATCCTCGCCCGCAGTGTTTTTTCGCAATCGCGACCACAAGACGTAAATTGGCGTGGATTAACCCTTCCCATGCGTCTCTGTAACTACGGACATACAGACTGATATTATGGCATTCATCAGGGATGAGCGTTTGGGCGCGCTCGACTATCTGCTGCAGGTCACGGTACTCCGGGCGAGGGGTATGATTATCCTGGTACTCTTCAGCTTTCCCACTTCTCAGCAGAATGAGCAGATCGTTAAAGGTGATGGCGTCATCGTCATCGGCTGCGGAAGAGATTTCCTCATCCGCTTCTTCCGCGTCGTCATCCTCTTCAGTAATCTCAGGCGATGTCGCGGGAAGGCAATTCGGATGCAGCAACTGTAGATATTCTGCTTCGGGTAATCTCGCCAGGATCGTCATCAAGTTGATAAGCGCCGTATCCATGCGCTGCCCGAGTCGCTCTTCCTTTGTTTTATCGACGACATCCCATTGGCGAATGTCCACAAGATAACGTTCAAAGATGCCGGACTGCCGCAATGCACCGAAAGCGTCAAACCAGGGCTCGAGATCATCACTCGCCGCTAATTCCCCACAGGCATCACTTTCCGGGAAAGCATCATCGCCATCCACAATCAAAGGTAAGTCCTTGATCAATGCCTCTACGCTGAGCCGGAATTCAGGCCACGGCATGCCGAAATCATCTTCCCCGGCAGACCGGATGTCACGCACAGAGACACGACCGACATCAAGTGCGCTAGTGAGCAACGTTGAGAAATGGGGATAATTTTGCGGAGAGTGAGAAACTGGCGTCGGCGGGTCAGGAAGGAAGAGTTCAATATCGATCCACTCAGCTGCGTTATCTATCGGGCGATAGCGGGATAATAATTGCTGAGCCTCAGCGGAAGCGTGTCGTAATGTCAGATTATCTTCGGCGGGTTCCGATTCGATTTCAGCATCCCACTGCATAAAATCCATTGCGTCTTCGGTTTCGGGAGGTTCTGTTTCGACATCGGCTTCAATTACAAGCTCAACGTTTGCCTCATCATCTAGCCCCCCTGCTAGTTGCTGCCCGTCAGGCGGAGGAGATTGCCGATAACGAGCTAACAGATCACGCAGCGTTTGCTCCTGCGCGAGGTCACTGGCGCAAAACCCAAGGTTGTTTTGATGTTCAACATCAACACCCGCACGCAACAACATTTCGCAAATAGCGAAATGCCCATTCTGGGCCGCAATCATCAATGGGCTATTTCCCAGAGAATCTCGTGAATCTTTCGGCAATCCCCTGCTGAGATGGTAATCCTCCCGAAAAAGCAGTGTGTTCATAAGTAGAATTTTCTCGTAATCTCAACTGAGGAGATCTCTATGAAAAAATCACGTTTCACCGACAGCCAAATCATGACCATTCTGAAACAGGCTGAAGCCGGAACACCGGTCCCTGAGCTGTGCCGGGAACATGGCTTCAGCAGCGCCAGCTTCTATAAATGGCGGTCAAAGTTTGGCGGGATGGATGCCTCTCTGATGGCGCGTCTCAAAGAACTGGAAGATGAAAATCGGCGTCTTAAGAAAATGTATGCCGAAGAGCGACTTAAAGCTGAAGTTATTCAGGAAGCTATGTCAAAAAAGTGGTGAGGCCATCTCAACGCCGACAGATGGCCAGACACGCCGTCAGCACGCAGCAAATCAGTATCCGCCTGGCCTGCCAGATTTTTTCTGTCAGTGAAACGTGCTATCGATATCTGCCACGTCTTTCTGTAGAAAATCAGCGTATTGCTGGCTGGCTACTGCGCATTACAGGCAGCCAGCGGAACTGGGGTTTTGGTTTGTGCTTTTTGTACCTGCGTAATGTGAAAGGTTTTCGCTGGAACCATAAACGCGTTTATCGAATTTACTGCGAATTATCACTGAATATGCGGATCAAACCTAAAAAGAGGCTGAAGCGTGATAAGCCAGAGCCGCTTGCGGTGCCGGAATACAGCAACGAATGCTGGTCAATGGACTTCATGCATGATCAGCTTTCAGATGGCCGTTCAGTTCGGCTTTTGAACATTATTGATGACTTCAACCGGGAAGCCCTGGCAATAGAAGTGGACTTCTCGCTGCCGTCCAGTCGGGTAAAACGCACACTTGAGCAGATCATTGAATGGCGAGGTAAACCCGCCGCAATCAGATGTGACAACGGCCCGGAATACACGAGCCACGAATTAATAAACTGGGCGGAGGATAACGGAATAAAACTCAACTTTATTCAGCCGGGAAATCCGCAACAAAACGCTTATATTGAGCGCTATAACCGGACAGTGCGTTATGACTGGCTGGGGCAGTATTTATTTTGTTCGCTGGATGAATTACAACGCTACGCGACAGAATGGCAGTGGTTTTATAATCACGAAAGGCCGAATATGGCACTGGGTGGTTATACGCCAAGACAACATGAGCTGCGCACAGCCTAAGTTCTACTATTGACCTCTGCTAAAAATGGGGGGATTACCGTATTATATCGTTTTCGAAAAGACTGTATTGCTCTAAACCTTCGACATTCCCGCCAGCAATAAAAACAGGGTTGTCAGAATGGATGGAGTCCCTAGTTGTGTCCGAAATTCGAACAATCCGTATCCCTTCCTCTGCATATAATGATGAATTAAATGCATAGCCTTTTTTATATGTAACCACTTCACCAAGATAACTTTCACTCCACCCCTTAGGCACCATAACCTAACTCCCTCAGATAACCCGCCATCTCAGTTTCCAGCTTAGCCAGTTCCACTTTCAATTGCTCACGTTCGGCATGTACGGCACGTATATCAATCTCGTCCTCTTCCTCAAAGGTATCGACATAACGAGGGATATTGAGGTTATAGTCGTTGTCCTGAATCTCCTTCAGGCTGGCGAGATAGGCGTATTTCTCGACGTTATCGCCATCACGGTAGGTCTTGACGATTTTCTCAATGTTTTCTTCGCTGAGCTGATTCTGGTTTTTACCTGCCTTGAATTCGCGGCTGGCATCGATAAACAGCACCTTATCATCTACTTTCTGCTTTTTGAAAATCAGAATCGCAGCCGGAATCCCCGTACCGTAGAACAATTTCTCTGGTAGACCAATCACCGCATCCAGCAGATTTTCATCAATCAGTTTCTGCCTAATTTTGCCTTCGCTGGAGCCACGGAACAGCACACCGTGTGGTACCACCACGCCCATCCGACCCGTTCCCGGTTTCAGGGTTTCTATCATGTGTGAGATAAAGGCGTAATCTCCTTTAGTCTTCGGCGGTACACCGCGACGGAAACGACCAAACTTATCATTCTCGGCCTCGTCATGACCCCACTTATCCAGGCTGAACGGTGGGTTTGCGGTCACGATATCAAACAGCATCAGGTCGCCATTTTTATCGAGCAGCTTCGGGTTACGAATGGTATCGCCCCACTCGATTTTGTGGTTGTCTTCGCCATGCAGGAACATGTTCATTTTCGCCAGCGACCACGTGGAGCCAATCGCTTCCTGACCGAACAAAGCATAGTTACGGCTGTCATGCCCGGAGACAATCTTACGCCCGCACTTCATTAACAACGAACCAGAACCACAGGCCGGATCACAAATGGTATCACCCGGTTGCGGATCAAGCAGTTCAGCAATCAGGTCCGAGACTTCCGGCGGGGTATAGAATTCCCCGGCTTTCTGCCCACCGCTGGCGGCAAAGTTTTTAATCAGATATTCATAGGCATTACCGATGACGTCCAGCTTACCTACACGGCTTGGCTTGAGGTTAAGATCTTCACCGGCAAAGTCTTCCAGCAGCTGGCGCAGGATGGTGTTCTTCTGTTTTTCTTCACCCAGACGGTCGGTGTTAAACGAAATATCCTGGAACACGCTTTTCCCGGCATCTTTCAGTTTAGTGCCGTTGGCTTCTTCGATTGCATGCAGCGCCTGATCGATACGCTCACCGTTACCCGGCTCATGACGACGTTCATACAGCGCATAAAAGCTGGCACTTTTTGGCAGCACAAAACGCTCGTTAGCCATCATCGCTTCAATCAGCTCCGGCGCATCGCCATACTGTTCTTTGTATTCGTCATAGTGATCCTGCCAGACATCCGAAATGTACTTGAGGAACAGCATGGTAAGGATAAAGTCTTTGTAAGTATCAGCACTGATGGTGCCACGGAACGTATCGCACGCGGCCCACAGGGCCTTGTTGATCGTGTCCTGACTGATTTTGTCGTTCATGAATCATCCTGGTATGAAGAAA
This DNA window, taken from Leclercia adecarboxylata, encodes the following:
- a CDS encoding DUF2778 domain-containing protein, producing MIQCTFHLNGGQLSTLNCPGIGFFPAYSGNKGFHRNNPDSVAKPKRGPLPPGKYYIVTRPTGGLLSRWDDAIKGLRSGSDRDLWFALYREDSLIDDTTFINEVERGHFRLHPAGSSGNSDGCITLPNHADYRILMFALYRSPAMMITAQLKAFGIIQVY
- the mzaE gene encoding MZA anti-phage system associated AIPR family protein MzaE, giving the protein MELIDFLRQTQNEIRKEYQDQMAQPGVESPFPELIFTDIVMRHMADIGMTFDDAETCHFMAKVSGHNVRLSGYAFSEDGDQLDLFVSIYHGSDELCHIPDAETKAIAGHCIQFLQKCVDGKLSSTLDQSNDAWQLVTTIEQSYAELEQIRIYVLTDGQVKTRWYQSRDVAGKTIKLEVMDIVRLFNHWQEGKPRDELQVNFDEVAGGALPCVWIPDEMGEYDYALTVVPGETLRFIYEKYGNRILEANVRSFLSQTGKVNKGIRDTLREQPERFMAYNNGIVIVADQVRLGEAPGGGPGIAWMQGMQIVNGGQTTASMFFTKKKFPATNLRNVRVPAKVIVLKQTNNAQEEMLIADISRFSNSQNKVNISDLSANRPVHVQLEKMANTVYCPDGYSRWFYERANGSYKVMLEREGKTPSGIKRLKDAIPASRRITKTDFAKYHCAWLQRPDLVSLGGQKNFAALMTMIDKDTERYGDELNIESFKNYIAQAIIYKKAYKLINSLFPAFKSNIAAYTVAAYSHLYGNQTDLAEIWNQQGIEETMGNRLVSLAHRVNSLLNESANGRMISEWAKKPECWEYVRSKIYFSAHGKMEDHMSS
- the mzaD gene encoding MZA anti-phage system associated PD-(D/E)XK motif protein MzaD; protein product: MVRLSKDDLLAAWKALDRSQIDEQPGAQGWRGIRLFTHQGCSFHAGRRQPDNEEMLIAVFPHPLSPGSTALPSCKGFRVEMTGTEEGRQNGLMIRRQQTGNADVFTTMILDILHSLLNVSEPRLFETLLRRIRLWQAFMERDTCPLSHEEEVGLIGELTCLERLIESGLAPSTAVEAWVGPQHGLQDFELDERAIEVKSTTAEQGFCVTIHALEQLDWQRPGSLMLCGLRFSEHPTGATLNDLIYSLRHRFEGNAPAACLFEGSLCHVGYFTEHAEFYTRHFLLTEAFALPIEADFPSLTHANVPLPVVSACYQLELQTLIPQAQNFNHCLSDFAGLPHGTY
- the mzaC gene encoding MZA anti-phage system associated Z1 domain-containing protein MzaC, with amino-acid sequence MSLNPLDDTQLSVLQIVQTLLQGQDKSTISPGILRQHIDMVCQMKPEWSRLDNREVLVEELIRRYSIWMGEDTSLSNNEGHHPWLTADAKREWRYWHRYRQWLGKTMPWGVLDTLDRSTDRVLGLLEQPGREGRWDRRGLVVGHVQSGKTSHYTGLICKAADAGYKIIIVLAGLHNNLRSQTQMRLDEGFLGYETSPLREKVTIIGVGDIDSDPVIRPNYVTNRSEKGDFSAGVAKNLGISPEQRPWLFVVKKNKSILKRLHTWIENHVATSVDPVTGKRFVSELPLLMIDDEADNASVDTGEIVYDDDGKPDAEHQPTAINSLIRKLLMQFSRKAYVGYTATPFANIFIHESNETRDEGPDLFPSAFIINLGAPSNYIGPARVFGRAAAEGRTGELPLIRRVSDHCSDDGKRGWMPVSHKSSHYPTLDTLTHFPDSLKHAIDSFLLACCVRELRGHVDKHSSMLVHVTRFNKVQSVVYEHIDAYIQDVRQRLTRRIGHEPFLHQLESLWQADFLPTGQTIRDVMPQQIPDDAFAWREIVDKLYTVIENVSVRMINGTAKDALDYSDSATGLKVIAIGGDKLARGLTLEGLCTSYFLRASRMYDTLMQMGRWFGYRQGYLDVCRLYTTDELIEWFEHIADASEELREEFDNMVASGGTPRDFGLKVKSHPVLMVTSPLKMRSARSLWLSFSGTVVETISLFKEPEYHKRNYAAFQHLTGRVGSGAPIPERRRAEKIEKWKGVIWQNVSPEPIIDFLTEYETHAQARKANSKLLADFITRMNRVDELTQWTVAVIGGGVDRHHAVCGFPVPLMMRKASEGVTDRYSIGRLLSPRDEGIDCDESTWLAALAETQRIFHADPGRNEGREEPVIPGGVVLRRIKGFGINDIPAQRQKGLLLIYLLDPQQALSAAEHQDDALPVVAFGISFPGSRSGVTVEYKVNNVLWEQEYGAAE